Genomic DNA from Bosea sp. (in: a-proteobacteria):
TGTTTTCCGGATATCAGACCAGGCCGCCCAAGGCCTTGCCGCGCCTCCTGCTCGCAGCCGTGCTGGCAGCCCCCATCCTGTCGGCCGCTCCGACGCAGTCGGCAGCCCAGGCGGAGCCCCAGCGCTATACGCTCGGCCCCCTGGACCGGCTGATGATCCGCATCAACTCCTTTCGCCGCGACACGGGCGAGGCGATGGCGTGGACTCCCCTCAACGGCGAGTTCACCGTCGGCGCGGACGGCACGCTGTCCATGCCGATCATCGGACCGATCCGCGCAGCGGGCCAGACGGTCAACAAGCTGGCGGAGCAGATCGGCTCGGCGCTGAAGGAGAGCGCCAATCTGGCCGAGACGCCATCGGCCTCCGTCGAGATCCTGCGCTATCGCCCGTTCTACATCCTCGGCGCCGTGCAGCAGCCCGGCAAATTCGAGTTCCAGCCCGGCCTCACCGTGCTGCAGGCGCTCAGCACCGCCCAGGGCCTTGCCCGGGCGGCCGACCTGTCGGGGCTGGAGCGCGAGATGATCCTGTCCTCCGGCGATTTGCGCACGCTCGAAGCGGAGAAGATCGCGCTCGAGGCCGCCATGGCGCGGCTTGCCGCCGAGATCGCCGAGAGCGAGACGATCGGCCCGGTGCCCGCTCTGGCCAATCTGGCCTCCGATACGCGCGTGGCCACGGCGATCGCCGAAGAGACGCTGCGCTTCAGGGCCCGGCGCTCGGCGCTTCAGGGCGAGCTCGAAGCCATCGAGCAGTCCAAGGTTCTGCTTCAGCGCGAACTGGCGTCGCTCGATGAGAAGGGTAAATCCCTTGATCGTCAGATTGAAGCCAACAAGCGCGAGCTTCGTCTGGTCAGCGATCTCGTCAGCCGTGGCCTGAGCGTTTCGCCGCGCCAGCTGGCGGCGGAGAACACGCAAGTGGCTGTCGAGAGCAGCCGGCTGGATGTGCAGGTGGCGTCGTTGCGAGCGCACCAGGCCCTTGCCCGCGCCAATCGCGATGTCGTCGATCTCAAGGCCCGCCACCGCAAGGAGGCGCTGGACGCCTCGGCCGCCACCCGCGCCCTGCTGGCGCAGAATGCCGAGAAGACCGAGACCGCCCGTCGTCTGCTGCGCAATGCGGAGAGCCGCTCGCCGGGCTCTGGCGCGGAAGTCGAGGAGATCGTTCCGCGGTTCAGGCTCACCCGAAACGAGGCCTCCGGCCGCATCACGCGCATGGTGACCGATGCCGAGATGCTTGCGCCGGAGGATGTCGTCGAGGTGCTGCTGCCTCTTCTGCCGCCCGGAACGCCCGGAACGCGCGGACGCGCCGCGGCGCTGACGCGCTGAGCCCCTAACGGGCTCGGCCGCGTCACCAGCGGTCGACGAGTTCCAGCCGGCCCGGCCCGATGCCGAGCCGGAGCCCGCAGAGCAGGAGCGCCGAGACATAGCTCGCGACCCCGCCGACAACCGTCGCGATCGCCTCGATCAGCGGCGCCGGCTCCAGCGGCGCAAGGCCCCGCCGCAGCAAGAGCACCGCCAGCGCCATCGCGCAGGTGGCCAGCGCGATCTTCCACAGATTGGCTAGCTGCGCCCGCAGCCCCAGCCCGGCCATCGCGCGGACCTGCAGAAGATAGACCCCGAACATGATCGCCGCCACGCCGATGCGGGCCAGCGCCACCCCCGGCGCAGACAGCGTGAACAGGCCGAGCGGCAGCAGCACGGAGCGCACGCCCAGTTCGACGGTGTTGAGCCGGAAGATCAACGCCGGGCGGTCGATCGCCAGCGCCAGGGCATAGATGGTCTGGAAATAGGGGACCGCCATCGCCGAAAGGGCGAGCGAGGCCAGGAACGGCGCGGCCGCGTGCCATTGCGGCCCGAGCAGAAGTGCGACGACAAGGTCTGCGAGCAGGGAAAGTCCCACCGCCATGGGCGCAGCCAGCAGCATGGCGAGGCGGGAGGCTTTCAGAAACGCGCCGCGCTGGCGTTCGGCATCATGCGAGATCCGCGTGAACGCCGCCATCACGGGCTGCATTGCCGGGCGGATCAGGGTCTGGTTCGGCAAAAGCGCCACGTCATTGGCCACGGCGTAGCGCCCCAGCGCCGGCTTGTCGATATAGGCGCCGAGCAGCAGCCTGTCCGATTGCCAGTTGAGCGCCGAAACCAGCTGGGACAGGCTGAACCATCCAACGAAGCCCGCGAAATCGCTGAGGCGCGCCAGCGATAGCCGGGGCCGGTATGGTGCAAGCGCATAGGAAACCACGGCGCCGACCGCTCCGCCCGTGGCGAAGTTCACCACCAGCGCCCAGTAGCCCCCGCCCGCCAGCACTGTTGATATGGCGGCGGTCACCGCCACGATCTTGCCGATGATCTCGGTCGTGAACAGCTGCCTGAAGCTCATTTCGCGCACGAACAGCACCATTCGCGGGCTGGCGAGGCTGCGGATGACCGGGCCTGCGGACAGCGCCACCATGATCGGCGCCAGCGCTGGATTGTCATAGAAGGCCGCGACCGGCCAGGCGGCAGCCAGCACCACCAGCCCGATCAGGAGCCCACGCAGCAGGTTGAGCGTGAAGCCCGTGTCGAGATGGCTTTTGTCGATGGCCGGCAGGCGGGTGAGCGCCTGCGTGACAGGAACCTCCAGCACCGTGTCCACGATCAGCACCACGGTCAGCGCCAGCGCGGTCAGCCCGAAATCCGCAGGCGAGAGCAGCCTTGCGAAGATCAGCAGCGTGAAGAAATCGACGCCCCGCCCCAGGAAGCGGGAACCGATGAGCCAGGCGGCTCCTTTCATGGTCTTCATCGCGAGCATGGCGCGCCTCGCAGGGCCGTGATGCCTGGGGTGGCGTCCCCGCTTTCGTCAGGCGGGCGCGTCAAGGGCGCCGCAGCCCCGGGGACAGGACCCTGACGGCCTGCATCGCTTCGGGAGCGTTCAGCAAGGTGCGCGTCAGCCGGGGAAACGCGTGTGAGACCGCTCCCTTGCGCCCACGATGCGGAGAGACCGGCAGCTTGCGCCATATTGCACTTCCCAGGAACAGTTCCTTTCCGTAAGGTCATTTTCATGTCGAAATGACCGCCAGGACGTGGCGCGCTGCGCGCCGCGCGCGAGGCGACGGAATGCCGTCGGGCCGTGTCCGGCGAGCGCAACGGAAGGACCGGCTTCGGCCGCGTGAACGAACAGGACCATTGGGGAGTTGGGCGGGGGCCGACAAAGCAAAAGGCGGTTTCATGCGTATTCTCCAT
This window encodes:
- a CDS encoding lipopolysaccharide biosynthesis protein — translated: MLAMKTMKGAAWLIGSRFLGRGVDFFTLLIFARLLSPADFGLTALALTVVLIVDTVLEVPVTQALTRLPAIDKSHLDTGFTLNLLRGLLIGLVVLAAAWPVAAFYDNPALAPIMVALSAGPVIRSLASPRMVLFVREMSFRQLFTTEIIGKIVAVTAAISTVLAGGGYWALVVNFATGGAVGAVVSYALAPYRPRLSLARLSDFAGFVGWFSLSQLVSALNWQSDRLLLGAYIDKPALGRYAVANDVALLPNQTLIRPAMQPVMAAFTRISHDAERQRGAFLKASRLAMLLAAPMAVGLSLLADLVVALLLGPQWHAAAPFLASLALSAMAVPYFQTIYALALAIDRPALIFRLNTVELGVRSVLLPLGLFTLSAPGVALARIGVAAIMFGVYLLQVRAMAGLGLRAQLANLWKIALATCAMALAVLLLRRGLAPLEPAPLIEAIATVVGGVASYVSALLLCGLRLGIGPGRLELVDRW
- a CDS encoding sugar transporter, whose protein sequence is MLFSGYQTRPPKALPRLLLAAVLAAPILSAAPTQSAAQAEPQRYTLGPLDRLMIRINSFRRDTGEAMAWTPLNGEFTVGADGTLSMPIIGPIRAAGQTVNKLAEQIGSALKESANLAETPSASVEILRYRPFYILGAVQQPGKFEFQPGLTVLQALSTAQGLARAADLSGLEREMILSSGDLRTLEAEKIALEAAMARLAAEIAESETIGPVPALANLASDTRVATAIAEETLRFRARRSALQGELEAIEQSKVLLQRELASLDEKGKSLDRQIEANKRELRLVSDLVSRGLSVSPRQLAAENTQVAVESSRLDVQVASLRAHQALARANRDVVDLKARHRKEALDASAATRALLAQNAEKTETARRLLRNAESRSPGSGAEVEEIVPRFRLTRNEASGRITRMVTDAEMLAPEDVVEVLLPLLPPGTPGTRGRAAALTR